The Epinephelus fuscoguttatus linkage group LG19, E.fuscoguttatus.final_Chr_v1 genome contains the following window.
CAGGAAAGCAAAGGTGGGCTGCTGCACTCCGAGGTGGGCCAGCTGTAAGATGTAGTAGGGGGCCCAGCAGATGAAGAATGCCAGGCATATGGCCACCGCCATACGGGTCACCTTTCTGGTCCGCACCCTGAGGCTGCGCTGGGGCAGGGGAGCAACTGTCGCTGACATGTTTTGGAGAATCTTAAAGAAGACGCCACAGATAACCACCCACGGCAGAGCAAAGGCCAGGAAGAACTGGTAGAGGGTGAACCAGTATGTATCTGTGGCTGGGTTGGGCAGCAGGAGGGCGCAGCCAACTGAGCCGTTCTTCAGATGCATGAGTCCCGTGTACATCCAGACCGGAGTGATGGACACCAGAGAAAACACCCACACCAGAGCCACCGCTGCCCCGGCCACGAAGGGCGTCCGGACATGTTTGAAGCGGATGGGATAGACGGTGGCTAGGTAGCGATCCAGAGTCATCACAGTCAGGATGTATGTGCTGACGATCTGGCTGTTGGAGTCAAGTGCTGTGATGACAGTGCACATGGTGCCACCGAAACACCAGGAGCCGTTGCCCACGAGCTGGTGGATGAGGAAAGGCATGccaaggaggaagaggaggtctGCGATGGACAAACTGAAGATAAATATGTCTGGTACTGTTTGCTGGGAGCAGAACTTGGTTTTCTTCACAATGGTGTAGATGACAATACAGTTCCCAAAGATCCCGATGAAACAGATGACACCAAAGATGCTGGGCATGAGCACATTGTTGTACTCCTCTTCTTCTggtaaaaaacataaacacaataaTCTTTATCAGGCAGTTATAACATGCTAAACTCTGCCAGTTATTTtccataaatatatttttttgggtAACTTTCTATGAAGACCCTTTCTATAACGTGTTATAGGGGCATTCATAGTGAGTTACAGTGCTTCGTAACTACAATTATAAACACATATAATGCTTACTGATGCACTTTATCAACAGTAATAAAACAATACAGATGACTTATAATGAATATAAGGATCAAAACGTTAGTCTTacgttagctttttatttctggCGAATACATTACCCTTCAAAagtcataaaagtggtgttcatttgtaaaaattattacacaaaacaaaacaaaacgtgtAAGTATAAACATCTGtttccaaaatccaatggaaaaatcacaTTAGCTTTTCGATAAGGGAATCAGGGCAACACTAACTTCCAGGTTGGCCTCAAGGAAggtatattttatattttccttggttgacctacaaaaaaaacaaaaaaacatccatgCAGCACTCTATTATCTGGTCGGGTGAAAAACGTTAAGAGTAATGCcttttttaatagaaaaaaattTAGTTGCAGGAAAATTATATGTAGGTTATACAGTAACTAGCCATGCAGTAACtaattttcttttattacaAAGATAATTACTTcgatttttaattaaataaaataacccAATTTTCCGTATTTAACTTATTAAATCACTAAAATAGTGATTTAAATAAAGTGGAGAAAGCAAAGGGAAATCTTAGCTGAATTGTACAGTTAGCTTGGAGGCTAACAGCAAACATTCccgtagctaacgttagctgcttcAGTGTTTGCTGTTAGCCATTCCagcagctaacatttgctacTGGAATGTTTGCTAATAGCCTACAAGCTAATTGTACATTTCAGCTGAAGCCTGCTAGCTTCAAAGATCATATATCATGTAACCTTATATGAGAGAAGTTAGAAATCTTCAGCTGAAATGTACAGTTAGCTCAAAGGCTGATAGCAAACATTccagtagctaacgttagcttacatGTAGCCCTTTTTGGGACTGGAATGGGGAcagtggttagctagctagctagctatagcACATAGCATACTCACTGGTGATTTTGAAGGCTGCAATTTctgaacacttttttttttccttatttaaATTAGCAGTCATGGAAATAGAGACCCTGCAAGAACCCTGTTTTTTGTGAAATCTTATTCTGTGACTTAAAACTCTCTGACTCATTGTCTTACAATGTTAGAGTGTGTCAGACTCTAATCTTTTAAAAGTAGTTTCAAAACATTCTAGTATATGACAGACATTAATCACTTACAATTAGGGGTGGGAATTacccatctagtggcagtaagaccacaatacactaatctgtgtaaaaacaagatggcagccgtctctgccaagtcagtctgcagctgatcccgacataaaagtggacaaggtccaaaacctgatcagatttaattgttgaaacttgtttatttatgattaatactgtttgtagtttgatatggcaacaaagtTAACAAATTTAAAGGACGTATGTTGTTGATTAGaaagtacttgtttgaggacactgagagtttattatcatctcatgtgaggacactgggacttcattatcgtctcgtttgaggacgttgggacttaaTTGTTGATTTGTTTGAGGATGTTGGGACTTAATTGTTGATTTGTTTGAGGATGTTGGGActtaattgttgttttatttaaggaCATCTTGTTTGAGGAGATTGGGACTTAATTGTCGTCTTGTtcgaggacattgggacttaactgtcgtctcatttgaggacattgggacttaattgtttgaggacattgggacttaactgtcgtctcatttgaggacattgggacttaattgtttgaggacattgggacttaattgttgttttatttaaggacattgggacttaattgtttgaggacattgggacttaattgttgttttatttaaggacattgggacttaattgtttgaggacattgggacttaattgtcgtcttgtttgaggacattgggacttaattgtcatcatgtttgaggacattgggacttaattgttgttttatttaaggacattgggacttaattgtcgtcttgtttgaggacattgggacttaattgtcgtcttgtttgaggacattggaacttaattgttgttttatttgaggacattgggacttaattgtcgtcttgtttgaggacattgggacttaattgtcatcatgtttgaggacattgggacttaattgttgttttatttgaggacattggaacttaattgttgttttatttgaggacattgggacttaattgtcatcttgtttgaggacattgggacttaattgtcgtcttgtttgaggacattgggacttaattgtcgtcttgtttgaggacattggaacttaattgttgttttatttgaggacattgggacttaattgtcgtcttgtttgaggacattgggacttaattgtcatcatgtttgaggacattgggacttaattgttgttttatttgaggacattggaacttaattgttgttttatttgaggacattgggacttaattgtcatcttgtttgaggacattgggacttaattgtcatcttgtttgaggacattgggacttaattgttgttttatttaaggacattgggacttaattgtcgtcttgtttgaggacattgggacttaattgttgttttatttgaggacattggaacttaattgttgttttatttgaggacattgggacttaattgtcatcttgtttgaggacattgggacttaattgtcgtcttgtttgaggacattgggacttaattgtcatcatgtttgaggacattgggacttaattgttgttttatttaaggacattgggacttaattgtcgtcttgtttgaggacattgggacttaattgttgttttatttgaggacattgggacttaattgtcgtcttgtttgaggacattgggactttattgtcgtcttgtttgaggacattgggacttaattgtcgtcttgtttgaggacattgggacttaattgttgttttatttaaggacattgggacttaattgtcatcatgtttgaggacattgggactttattatatatcaaatatctcAGTATTTGGCTCAATGACTGTCTTTTAAACCTCAGGATGATTATCTTCTTAAAAAGCTGAAGTCCTCACTCATCACTGTACGCTTTATTCCAGGGCTGGTTGGCCATCTTTGACCTCCCATAGGCTCAGTCACTGGTGTTTGTTCATTTATGAAGCCACACTGGGTAAACTCCCTTCGTACATTTGTACCTTGACTGAACTGATCTGACTGTAGCTACAGTCTGAGATCTCAAGATTTAAGTTTGGTAGTCTGTTCGTGGTGCTCGAACTGAGCTGGGAAAGAAATCTTTcatgtgctctgctcctctcacctgGACTAACCCTTAAGAAGAGACGTGAACTGGTCTCTGCCTGATTTTAAATCTCTAATACGTACAAGGATGAATGGGTCTGTTGGGTCTTGCCAGTGTGCGTAGATGTTCTATCATTTATATATCTGCATCTACTGTATATCTTttatgtttgttattgtgtggtTGTTCAACTGTAATTTTTGGTGTGCTGCTgtccttggccaggtctcccttatTAAAGAGATATCTCAACAGGACTTACCTGGTTAATTATGGGttagttaaataaaaataaaataaagaattatAAGCTTCATTAGTCAGCCTCTAGTTTATAACTAGTCAAGCACATCCCTAAGACACCTGACTCATTATAAGTCACATCTATAATGTTTAATGACTGTTGATATAGTGCAGCAGTGAGCATTATGTGTTAATGAGTGTCATCATAAAGCATCAGGAATCCATTATAATTAACTGTGAATGCTCTCATAAGGCATTGTAAATGTGGTCTGCATAGAAAGTGTTCCCATATTAATGTTTGAGCCACTGGATtagaagaaataaatgaatgaaaatgaatgaatggcagCTGCAGAGTATCTGATTTGTCTATGTTGTTGTGTCACAGCACTAACACAGTGTGTTCAGCACTACttaaagaggagaagaaacaaAAGAACCTACCTTCTCCCAGATTCTCAGGCGAACTGAAGGATGAATTGGAAATGTAGGCAAAGTCCATCCCAAAAAGCTACTGGTCCTCTTCCTCTGTAATAATAACTATAATTATTATAGCTAATAACAACAGCTGCAACTTACATGTCAGTTTGGGATCGAAATGAAGTCCGACTAGACTCGGTGCCAAAATATAGCAgggaaattattttaaattaaatagtCCCATCAAAAAACAGCTTACAGTGATAGTTCCTGGATTTGACGGCGGAGATGTAAAGTCGCGCGCATCTTTGTGCCATCCAGATGACTTCACCGTCCAGAGCACGCGACTtgcaatttaaaagaaaaacaaaaaaacgacgTAACCGACGTCATCCTCAAACTCTGCAAATTAGCGATGCTCTATGACTTTAACTGGAGGAGGCTGATATTCTCCATCATGACAGTCAGGGACAAATGAGGCAAATAGTTCACTGCCAGGGATCAGACACTGACCGAGAGGGAGAGAGGCGTGGGCGGTGAAGCTTTCTCTCTTAATGTTGTcttaataaagtaaaataaaaatgaataaaatagaataaaatgaaactaaattaaataaaataaaaacgtaatgaaataaacaaacaaacaaacaaaaatattattatatttcatatataaaataaaatgaaataacaaatacaaaattaaaattagataaaataaaaacgaaacaaaataaaacgaaacaaaataatgttgaataaaatgaaataaagaataaaataaaacgacataaaacaacacacaataaaataataagaaatacagtaaaataatatcaaataaaagaaacaaaataagatgaaataaaaaaaaatacaataaaataaaataaaataaaataaaataaaggattCATCCAAAATATTCAGTCACAGATTCAATCTATCTTAAATACTGGTCTATATTAAATTACTGTATCCATCCCACCTTGCATGACACACTGCTACAAGGTATAGTTTTTGTATTACCTCCATCATTGTATTTTATCACATTAACACTGCTCTTATAATACATGTCAGTGCCTTTCTGGTGAGAACTTTTGCAATGCTGCACCATTAAACAGCAGAAAACTGTTAGTCTATAATGCATGAGTAACGCTGGTTTCATGGGCCTAAAACTCTCCACTAGGTGTCAGTATTGTCCAGGTATTCAAACGCCCCTGTTGTCTCAGATAGGTCAGAATTAAAAGCagatgtccaaaaaatgaaaacaaagaaagacgAGCAAATATTTGCCAAATAATGGTTTCTGTAGTGGGATCACGGCTAACACACTCCCTGCTGACAGCATGGAGAACAGAAAGTGTAATAGAAGCTACTTTTTGTTGGCAAATCATTCAGAGCATCATCAAAGTagtgtctgtgctgtgtgtgcacattttttgGCTGCTTTGTGTAAAACATATCCAGGccacaaatatttaatttgtcAATAATAGGATTTGGAGAATGCCTGCAAAAGGCTGCTGGTTTCCAGTCTTATCAAAAAACACTCTGAAAGGAGCCATCAAGACACTTCTACCTTATCATTAAGAGGTATACATGTCAGGTTTCATCACCTTGCTCACTTTAATGCTTTGCCCTGTCTACTTTCATTATCTGTCCAGTAAAGTCAGATGTCGTGCACTGTTGTGGCAATAGTCTGCAGACACTAATCATTAGCGTAACAGAGtcaattatacagcagtaatatgtgtaacaaagtcaaatgCGCACTTATTACCTGATACAATTATTACCTGACACACTTAGGCCCTGATAGACAATATGTGGAATgtttgatactcagt
Protein-coding sequences here:
- the mchr1b gene encoding melanin-concentrating hormone receptor 1, with the protein product MDFAYISNSSFSSPENLGEEEEEYNNVLMPSIFGVICFIGIFGNCIVIYTIVKKTKFCSQQTVPDIFIFSLSIADLLFLLGMPFLIHQLVGNGSWCFGGTMCTVITALDSNSQIVSTYILTVMTLDRYLATVYPIRFKHVRTPFVAGAAVALVWVFSLVSITPVWMYTGLMHLKNGSVGCALLLPNPATDTYWFTLYQFFLAFALPWVVICGVFFKILQNMSATVAPLPQRSLRVRTRKVTRMAVAICLAFFICWAPYYILQLAHLGVQQPTFAFLYAYNIAISMGYANSCINPFIYIVLSDTFKRQFIVAVRPSHRVFRVAPALADGSMSLRMAPDSFQPSHSQSARELLQNMLPVTVAVH